The genomic window CTTGTTGTCTACAGAGTCAAAAAATGATCTGTACCTAGATCTAAGTTAATACCCAAGCAGGATTATTGAcctaaatataataatgctaTTTAGTAAAGTCCAGTAGTACtagttattattactactagtaGTAGTGGTATATTATGTCACTCAGAAGATCTTTGAGTCTTTGTCATGTGCAAAgctggtttaataaatgattgtttccatagtaactcAAGTAATTCACAGCAAATGTATGGCAGATACGCCAGATACAAATAgtagttttaaaaatatatgtagttTTAAAAAATTAGTTATTCAGTAAAGAAAACCTTTAAGCATTGGAAAATCTTTATTACTAGTTTCCTTCATGAAGTGAATAAAAGTATGAAGTCACCTGATCATCGCACTCATATGTTGTTCTTCCACCAAACTCTTGCCACAACATTTGGAAGCCACAATTGTATCAAGTCTTTGCATGTTCtagcattacaattttccttcactggaactaagaagcttaaacatgttccagcatgacaatgcccctgtgcacaaagctccAAAGACaagtaggaaaataatcactttCTGCACTATTAAAACATGTGTTATTCCCATTTACAGGACCGAGTCCGTTATTATTTCCAccttttacatacattttatgtaatttattttgaaatattcgTCTGTTTGTGAACGCAGCTCCAGAGGTCATTGGTGATAAGTACTACAATGTCAGTGCAGACTGGTGGGGACTCGGTTGTCTCATCTACGAGATGACCGCAGCGGCTCTTCCGTTTCGAGATCGGCACGAGCGAATGCACCGGAAGGAACTGGACAAAAGAGTGCTGGAAACCACAGAGAACTACGGGGTCAGGTTCACAGCGGACACCAAAGACATCTGTCAAGCGGTAGGAACGTCTCACTAAGCCTGCTGATAGCTGTAGGTGTTGCTATATATGTGTAGAATACCTTTCAGCGAGTACGGACCGTGCCATCAGTCAAATGATGTGAAGAGCAGGGACTTTTCACAACACAGTGGCCAGATTAGAATGGGACAGAATATTAATCGCCATCCATAGAACATGTGGCCTGAGTAGAATATATCcatcagaaataaaacagcaatatacatttacaggatttggcagacacccttataacTAGCTCATCACTGGTCTTGCCAAGCTTCAGACTGACAGCAGAAGGTCTGGACTCTTTTCTTAGAAAAGCACTGCCCAAGAAGGTGTCTGACTGACAcgtaaagcaaccaatcacagtttgtgtttttaagcATGAAAATTGTAAAGCCGACGTTCCTACAAAAACAGAGTATAGACTTTTCATTTCAGATTGTTGTGAATTAATGAGTCTATACTGTGAACGTGACATAATTTGGAAAACCCAGCATTAGGCTGATCATCATAAGAAAAGTTGTTACTGGCTAAACATGTCGGTATCCTTCTTCCATGAGGAAAAAGTAAACTCCTGTTTAAATATGGATTAACCCCTTACTGCCCCAGATTATTAGTAGTTCATCATACATAAGCATACATAAATGATTCAGTAAGTACAGTGAAACTCATGAAATAATGTTACTAGAAATATAGGTCTGAAATGTAATTACTTTAATCCAAGTTGTGCTTTTTACTAAAAGGGAAAATTTCAACACCGGCTTCTACTTCATTGTGATCTGTCCATCTTCAACATCATCACATCTGTGGCATCTgtctataaagaaaataaaaaccgattcagaaatgaaagacaaaaaaaacaatacaactgtttttaatttcatgttACTGTAACTCAATCAGAAAAGCTCAATAAAAGGTGTCAATAAAAAGTGTGAAAGTAAGCATAGCAAAGACGTAAGTGACAATTACaaacattaaattaattttaactcAATTCATAACATGATTATCATCATCTCTTTGTaactttccttcttcttttcattttgcCATTGTTTCATAGTCAAAATAGAGCCCTTAACCATAAACATGTCCTCCgcttttaaaaaatatgcacatcacaaacatatacatgacGACGCATTTTTATGTGTACTATAAAAATATACTATAAAATGtactataaaaatatatgttttatacCATATGTATTAAAGCTCATTAATTTGATATGAACTGTTTCAGCTCTTGGCCAAAAATCCAGAGGAAAGACTTGGATGCGGTGCTGGTGGTGTAACCGACATTAAAAATCATCAGTTCTTCAAGGAGATCAACTTCAGACGGTTAGAGGCTGGAATGCTGGAGCCTCCTTTTGTGCCAAATGTAAGTAAGACATAAGATTCAGCTCtgaactgtgtatatatatataatctctaTCGAATTAGGTTTTATTCCTCAACTTTTCCAATACAGGTAACGTTACACATTTGTATACAAACCTGTatagtgtcaggagtgttgtgtgagagaagagtgtcagcaagaatcaaaggaaaggtgtagaagacagtagtgagagcagctctgctgtatgggttagagactgtagcagtgagggaaagacatgaggcagagatggaggtagcagagatgaggttgtgtttaggagtgatgaggatggacaggattaggagtgagcacatcagagggacagctcaggttagttgttttggggacaaggtcagaaagGCTAGATCGAGATGGtcatattggtagaaggatgttggagatggagctgccaagtaagaggtcaagaggaaggccaaagaggagatatatggatgtgttaaatgaagacatgaaggtaattggtgtgaaaGTAGAGGATGCTAAGGagagagttaggtggaaacagatgataacgggaaaagctgaaagtggaagaagaagaagaaacaaacctgcatttaaaaaaaaaaaaaaaacgcagccAAAGTGCTAGGTTTCTGAAAGGAACAAGGTGCCACAGCGGGCGACCCCAACCTGGGATACGAAAAGAAAGTcatttctctgtgctgtaatgtacagtgtgtgagacataaataaaggcttcttcttccaACTATAGACCTTGATGATATATTTGATCCCCCATTAAAGATTACAATTAGACTATTATTAAAACGGCATCCATTTGTGACGCTCGTGACGACTCGCTTTCTGTTTCCACAGCCAAAAGCCGTGTACTGCCATGACGTCGTGGATATCGACCAGTTCTCCACAGTGAAGGGAATCAACCTTGATGTAAACGATGAAGACTTTTACACCAAGTTCAACACGGGCAGCATGGCCATCCCATGGCAGAATGaggtaacaaacaaaaaatgagcATACAAGAATTACTGTTCCTTACTTCAAACTCGGTATCTCACTCTCTATTGTGGCTCTTGCAGATGATTGAGACAGAGTGCTTTAAGGACCTGAACGTATTCGGGCCAGACGGCACGAGGACGCCGGATCTTGATCGTTCGATTAAGGTTGGCCAGAGCCTTAAATCTCAGACTAAGAGGATGCACCATCAGCCATCAAGGACCAAATCCAGGCTGATTGAAAAAATCTTCAGAAGACATGTAAGCATTGTCTACTTCGTTAGGAACAGCTGAACATTCATATGTTTATCCAGTCACCCAGTCAAAATattgatctcagtgactttgactcTCCTGGGGACTCTCCTTGAGTGGTGCAAAGAACCAGATAGACACGTCTTGATGAGGGAAGTCAAAGGAAAACAGCCAGTCTCGTTTGTGCTGATAAGGTTACGGTAACTTAAGTAACCACTCTTTACctccatggtgagcagaaaagcatttgaaACTGACTTTCAGATGGGATCAATAAGTAAGTTCATGACGGATTTAAGGCATTGATCTGTTGTTTCTCTGGCTGACTGGACAACTTCATGAATGTTCAGGTGTTCCTGGATGGAAAGAATTGGTCAGTGAATGTCCAGTCTATGTTCTTAATACTTCCACACCGGGTGATGTATCCGTTTACCCTGCATTCTGTTTTCCAGAATCGTGATGAACCCACAGAGCAGAAGAGCAAACCATCAAGGAAGAGTACAGACGAGCTCCGAATGAACTTATTAGACTCTTCATATGAGACCTtgtaaatacacacagcacCTATAAACAGATCTAGTTTCTACAGAAATGTTATAAAGGTTTGTGTAGCTGAAAGTATGTGTGCCTAGTTAAAAAATGTAACTAGGATTTAAACTAGCAGGCTTGGTGCTGACATTTTTTATGGATCATTGTCACAGTGTGAAGGAGTAAATATCTGCCTCTTAAGGAGTAAGTGCTTACTCTCTTAAAGAGTATCTATACAAttactttgatttttttaattcagttgttTTATACTGTTACATCTTATCTAAATATATGACTGAAAATCAGTGAAAAGATTTTGTACGGTTTGTTTGTGTCTCTATCATTCAGTAAGCTGAAATCCACTTCCAGCAACATCATTTCAAGAGACTTACACAAtattaactttattaaaacaaacttcagtataaaaaaaaaaaaaaaaaaagcttaaagatATGGAAACaccaaacagaaataaaaacatactgtattttacaTCCAAGTGATCAACTTTTCTGGAATTTACTAACGATATGCAACAGACAATATGTTGgtgtttcaataaaaaaaaaaaagaaaacaccacaCCGGTCATATCGCTGTTTCATGTCtgagtaaaaaaacaataaaatggcaCGCCTCCTGTACTTTAGTTTAACTCTCAGCGCTGATTGATACACTTTCTTGATAATACACACTGAATAAGACACACAAGCAGGATTCTAACTCACGTAAGGCTTTACCTTATATACACGACAATGatttaaaagtgtaataaacGCCCAGATGTTCCTCACTCGTTAGAAAATTTCTCAATGCCTTACAGATGTTGTGCGCTTGGAACGGAAGTGACGAGTGAGAAATGGAATAAAGATGAAGTGAAAATGTTTAGAAGTGTATTAGCTCCACTGGTAAAGTGTTGTTTGAATGTTCTATCGTATGTCAACAGAATTTCTATCCGGCGGGTCTGTAATGTCTGTGCACGGACACGAACGGACACGTTTCCTCGTacgaagaaaacaaaaaaaaaaaaaaccatgaagTCAAATTTAGGTCTTGACGATAAATAAATGCCCGGAGAAAATGTTAGTTATGTGTAATGCCAGCTTTACTTAGGTATGactaacaaaagacaaaagaaacagaaagtgtacTTTACTTTAATTGTGTTGATCCACTGCTGAAATTTGCCTGTTTTCCAAttacagcacatcctgaagtgtttttctgtttcagtcCCTTAATACCAcagaactttttgttttttaatttataaccaAACAGCGTTATACTTTTAACCGAAACGACCGattgtagttacatttaatgccgTAAAACATTACAGCAACAGTATAACAACTATATACAGTCGGCACAACAATATGCGTTCCCTCACTTCTGTCTCATAAGAACAGTTGTGTGGTTAAAGAGTTTAAGATTACTGGGTTTTCTATTCTCTTCTCAGTACGAGAAAACATGTCAGAATTGCCTGCGGGAAAATCGGCCGCATGGTACAGATCCAGTACACGGACGTCGTGTTTTAGAAAGCGCTTCCTTCAACGTGTGCGGCTGAAGACATGTGCGGTTTAACCTTCCCACGGGGGGCTGCGCCGTCCGTCAACCTCCGTCTCCACGTGGTAAAGGATGTCTGCTAGAGAATGTTCGATCACTGCACCCCAGCCCATATCACTCatctgaacacaaaacaaagcacaGCTCAGAAaactcaaaaaataaatgaattaattagtgAATACAAACCACCAGGTATGAATGCATTTACTGTACTCACTGGCTGGAACTTGACGTCTTTTGGCGGGTGTTTGAAATGTGGCCCAAAATTCACTGATACCTGCAGGAAAAGACAAGCAAATAGTTCAATATGCTGCCAGTGTGTCTCCACCTAGAGGTTCTTATGTTGAACTGCAGctacatcagaaaaaaataatgagacATTCCTGAAACAAACGTAAACCATGTGCTTAATCGTGCACCGCTGTGGCTTTCATGCACCGCCACAACACCATCTTGTGTTAAACAACAAACCAGACCGTTCGATATAGACTGTAAAGAAGAAAGTATCGTACCTGACAGTTTTTGTACAGCGATATGGCAGGGAAATACATTCCCTCAAACAGGTTCTCATACGCCAGCCCCTGATTCACGGCATTCTTGTAAAAAATCATCTAGAAAATGTATTCAGACACAAAGCATTTTGAAGGCAGCTTCCAAGCGAGAAATTGTGCCACGTTAGAACAGGATTTAATACTTACTCGACTGTTATTTATTGCCTTCAAGCTCTTCTCTGCCTTGTCCACGTAATCCTTCTCCTCAAAATAGAGATAGCTTTTAAACTTAATCAGTGCCTGCAAGAAAGAGAAGATTAAGTTGCCCATCAAGTGTTTATAATTGGGAACATGTTTCCATTTTTCTTCTGCTCATACTTTGTCCTTGTAAGTGTCGGGCAGTGCCCTTGCAGTCTCTGTATTGTCCGGTAACTCGATGAAGAATCCCAGGACGTCTCCCTGTCCGTAATCGTCTGAATAATGTTTCCCAATGGACTGATGGAAGCGTGTGCCCTTTTTGCTGCGCCAGGAATAGCTGAATTTGTCGTAGCCGAGTGGAGCCTGAAGATTACCTACAACATACCGCAACAACCAGTGAGGTCTTAATAACATTTTGGTTGAAAACATCATTACATAAGACCGTCAGGATGTAACTACTAGTTACAAGTCACTGAGTATAACAGGATATAATATAACTAACAGACAAAGAACAAACACTTATACCTCTATAAAAGCCACTGTCGCAAAAACCATTACTGTGATCTCATTTTCACAATACAGCCTAGTTCTTATTAGTATTTTCCTGATATTATGCCTCTCTGGGTGATAATACTAACCTAACGGTTGAGACCAGCCGAGGCGGGCAGCCGTGTCAGGGGGCATCTCGTCTATGGTCACTTCAAAAAACCAGGCCCCCTTTCGTACTCCATGAGACGCTCGCACCATCGAATAACCTTTTTCCCCGGTCACAGTCAGCCGGTCATCAGAGATCTTTAGCTGGGGAGCTtagaaaacagaacagaaagtgTGGAGATTAATTCATTAATGTAAAGGACGAAGAAGCGTTTTTTGTAAGATCAAACTTTTACCAATTCTGCATCGTTATTCAATATAATTGAGTATTAATTCGATGTTTCCATGTAGTTCAGCTGCACAAATAACTTGCTACCATACCCCGATCATGCAGGGCGAGCAGCACTCGCTCATAGAGACATGCACGGTACAGATCTCCGGGGATGGGTTTTCCTGCCCAGCAGTCCAGCTCAAGCTTTTCTGGGTCAGGTGCGTGGGGGTCTGGCTCAGCCAGGATGTAACGATAGCCGTCTTTGTTAAACGGGTGCTCGAGAGGATAGCCGTGAGGAGGCAGGCGCTGTGCTGAAAACAAGGGGTCGCTGGGGAGCAAGAAAACGCTGATTAAAGCTGAGCAACGGTACAACTGAacagtgcgcacacacacacacgttacctcAAATAACTTGTACCTGCGTGTCCTCTTGGCCGTTCCTGCAGCGGTTCCAtcctgctgctgttgctgcttgCGTTTGGCGCCTCGGCCTTTACCCGTACCGGGTGGAGGAAGGCCACCTTGATGGAAACAGGAGCTTATGAATGCAGATCTCAGTACACAAAACACCAACCACAACATTTGTTAGGGACACCGAACATATTTTGTGTCGCTCCTCAAAACATTACAATCCAAATTAAATACAAACCGACGTTGGATGTTTTCACATATGTGGCATTTAGTCGGTTGTGCCCCCCCTCACTGTGGTTGGTGTTTACAGGTGAGAGGACGACTGCACTTGCGGTTGTcgtcacatacaaacacaaactcagtcaagaaacacaaactgagccagagaagagaagagagagctgCAGGGCTAAAGAATTCATTATGGTCTGGATATTTAGACAaacaaaaagaggaaaataaatgagGGTTGTGAAGCATAAAACATCCTAAGATAGCTGTTCTAATAATCGCATGTTCACTTATTTATCGCCGGCTCCGTGTTCTCCGAGCTTAAGGTGAGATTTATACCTTCTTGTAAGTTTACATTTTTCATCACGAAGTTTTTCCTAATTATTTCTGACCAATAGAAGAAACAGATATTTGGAGTGCTGTTTTCTATCTACACGCCCTGCAGctgaagcttttttattttcttttttttttgttttgttaattacGTAAGATTAGAAAACAAGCTAAAACCAAAATTATGCAGGAACATTGAACTAAATATTTACAGACTAGATTACTTTGTGCAACTGTGTGATCGTTATGGTGCGCTGAGGCTTGTTTTTGGAAAACCAAGCTCAACATGCTTCAATTATTCACCTACGTTACActtggagaggaaaaaaaaaaaaaaaaagtaggcaAAAACACTCAAATAAAGAGACACACTCAAGACCGCCAAGGACAGAGGTCTGATCAGGGCTTGGCTGTTATCTAATAACCACAGGATTAGACACAAATCTCTATTCAAAGCAGTGCGGACAAAATTTTGGTAAGCCCTGACACCAAAGTCCGTGGCACATGAATTTCCATTCGATTTGCTTGCGGCGAAGAGGACAAGCGCAAGCACAAATAAGCAAGAATTAGTGGAAATGTCAGGAGGAAGGTTGAAGACTGGACATCCCAACAGGAGGAAGACAAACAACAAGCTTAAAAACCAAACAACACGCAAAGCTTCAGATAAGGAAAACAAAGTCGAGGAGCAAAAGGATTAAAAAGGGGGCATGGAGAAGCATTACGGCGCTCCGAGACGCCACAGACGTTAGGGTTACATAGTCACCTGAAAATGACGATCCACCTAGAATATAATGTAGAAGTGTTAAGTGTGCACGCACAACGGGGGCATTAACGAGAGCATTCCTAACACCTGTGATTgcatgaaatacaaaaaaagaacaatgcATACACTGTGCAAGAAATAAATCCGAAATATGTCTTAAGTATGTTATGGATCTTAAATCAGCTTGAAGAGACATGGTGTACATGCGAGTCTTGTGTATATTTGAATTTCCTGTTAATCATATCTTTGTATTCACGTTAGTGCAGCTCGGCAGGTGCCTTACCGTTCAGACTGTTCCCCGTGGTAACAGCGGTGGTTTGCTTCTGGCTGTCATACGATGGTCCGATAGTGGACAAGTCCTTAAACGCATGACAAACGCTGCAGTTTAGCAAGTGCACTGGTTCACAATTGAAATGTTTCACTAAACGCTTTATTAGTTAACTGACGCATTTTATAACAAATCAGGCTGCGGAGTGAAAATGCAAACAGGTTATAAACTTTAAATACATGCTCGTTGCCAGATTTCCCGAGCATCCATGCAAGGACAtacacagacttttttttttgtcgtctacttgattgtgtgttttagtgctTGCTGTGAGCGTGCCTCTACACTGACTGCTTCGTCTCACGGCTGAGAATAAAATATCTTCACGGCAGGATGCTACCAGCACCAGCGCTTCACAATAGGAATGGAATTTAGGAATGATTAGTAGTGAGagcaaaagaaatgaattatcCAGAGAATAACGTTTGGTCCTCACGGCCTGGAGAATATGTTGGTGATATCTGGTAAACGTCATGCGTACCATTATATGACCCTTACAGGGGAGCTTCAGTCAGAAAACCCTGATTGCTTTGGATAAACGAGGAGTTCTGCAGGGAGGATCTAATGTCTTTGCATGAAAGTTCTGGAGGCATTTTAGAGAGAtcttcagcttgtttttttttgggtcacTTCTCCTAAATAGAACTGTTGGCTATAACTTAGCTCCAGTTCCAACAAGTATCCTGTTGCTTTGTCAATTATTCCATTTAAGAATGACGTAGAGGACAATTTTGCTGACCTCATAACGTTTACAGGATATGTGAATGTTACTCAAGATACAGAGACCTTTCAAGGATCCTTGGACAATATGAATACGCTTTATCAACCCATTTTATACAGGCATGTTCTGTATTAAGGCTTTAACATAAAATTAGGAGGGAAGACTTTATCTGAGAGCACTATAAAGGCAAAAATCAGGCATTAGGAATAATACCTGATCAAGCAGGCCAAACTTGGGGTAGTCTTCCT from Tachysurus vachellii isolate PV-2020 chromosome 20, HZAU_Pvac_v1, whole genome shotgun sequence includes these protein-coding regions:
- the ash2l gene encoding set1/Ash2 histone methyltransferase complex subunit ASH2 isoform X2; this encodes MATEAEAGAVAVVEGESAERDASLGDLTASMESESSSGKDPAVSEGPEGTDTQTGSGDEENGRQLGEVELQCALCMKWFTADTFSIDTATCLPFMTNYVFHCNVCHHSGNTYFLRKQANLKEMCLTALANLTWRSRTHEDHPKTMFSKDKDIIPFIDKYWECMTTRQRPGKLTWPNNIVKTMCKERDVFLVKEHPDPGSKDPEEDYPKFGLLDQDLSTIGPSYDSQKQTTAVTTGNSLNGGLPPPGTGKGRGAKRKQQQQQDGTAAGTAKRTRSDPLFSAQRLPPHGYPLEHPFNKDGYRYILAEPDPHAPDPEKLELDCWAGKPIPGDLYRACLYERVLLALHDRAPQLKISDDRLTVTGEKGYSMVRASHGVRKGAWFFEVTIDEMPPDTAARLGWSQPLGNLQAPLGYDKFSYSWRSKKGTRFHQSIGKHYSDDYGQGDVLGFFIELPDNTETARALPDTYKDKALIKFKSYLYFEEKDYVDKAEKSLKAINNSRMIFYKNAVNQGLAYENLFEGMYFPAISLYKNCQVSVNFGPHFKHPPKDVKFQPMSDMGWGAVIEHSLADILYHVETEVDGRRSPPWEG
- the ash2l gene encoding set1/Ash2 histone methyltransferase complex subunit ASH2 isoform X1, with translation MATEAEAGAVAVVEGESAERDASLGDLTASMESESSSGKDPAVSEGPEGTDTQTGSGDEENGRQLGEVELQCALCMKWFTADTFSIDTATCLPFMTNYVFHCNVCHHSGNTYFLRKQANLKEMCLTALANLTWRSRTHEDHPKTMFSKDKDIIPFIDKYWECMTTRQRPGKLTWPNNIVKTMCKERDVFLVKEHPDPGSKDPEEDYPKFGLLDQDLSTIGPSYDSQKQTTAVTTGNSLNGGSSFSGGLPPPGTGKGRGAKRKQQQQQDGTAAGTAKRTRSDPLFSAQRLPPHGYPLEHPFNKDGYRYILAEPDPHAPDPEKLELDCWAGKPIPGDLYRACLYERVLLALHDRAPQLKISDDRLTVTGEKGYSMVRASHGVRKGAWFFEVTIDEMPPDTAARLGWSQPLGNLQAPLGYDKFSYSWRSKKGTRFHQSIGKHYSDDYGQGDVLGFFIELPDNTETARALPDTYKDKALIKFKSYLYFEEKDYVDKAEKSLKAINNSRMIFYKNAVNQGLAYENLFEGMYFPAISLYKNCQVSVNFGPHFKHPPKDVKFQPMSDMGWGAVIEHSLADILYHVETEVDGRRSPPWEG